GTCCAGGCGACCTGGTGATTATGGATAAAGGCGGTCACGTCGGAATTTATGTGGGCAATGGGCAAATGATTCAGGAAGGCGGCGGACTGAAAAAGGTTGGGTACCTGCCGTTACATCCTGGCTCCTACTGGTACAAGCACATTACTGTTGTGAAGCGTATGTTCTGACGCAGGGTGGCCCGTTGGCCACTCTGTCCTAGCTATTCCGCCCAGGAGCTATGCTTTCCAGATGAGCCCATGGGAACCAAGACACGATTTATCCATAATATTTGTGGATGAGATGCCACTCCAACTGGTTTTTATCCAATCATCAAATGATATAGTCATTCGAACCCGATTTTCTCCGTTGATGTGGTCTGGATACGGATCACCGTCCTTTTCCAACCCCAGCTTCTGTGCACATCGAATCATTCGATGATTGGCCGATTTGGTGGTCAAACATATCGTCATCGGTGATACTCGACGGAAGATAAAATCTACCCAGAGTGCAAGGGCATTCGTCCCACATCCATTGTTCCACTTTTTGGGTTCAAAAATTGCAATGCCCACTTCGATAGTCTGAGTTACCCTCGATTCCCAATCATACAGTACTATCCCGATGATTGTCCCACCTACCTCGATTAACAACCAACGGTCCAAGCTCTGGCGATCCAAATGCGATTGCATACGCTCCATATACTCTTCAAAAGTGATTTTCGCACTCGGATCCTTCACTTCATCGGAATCACGCCAAGTCGCGTATTCATCCGCAAAGAACCTCTGAAAAAGAACGGATAGGTCCCTCTGTTCAATACTTCGCAGCACAATTTCCGCCACAGTCATTCTCACATGATGTAACACGTCCCGCCACCTTCTTTTTGGTTTTGGTTGCATGGTAGAATTGAAACGCTTATGCTGAAGCCAAGAATAGCAAAAGGAAGCGAGAATTATGAAAAAATTAGTATTGCCACTTCTAGCTATGGCATTGTTCCTAGCCGGATGTGGGACAACTAGGTCAGCAGAAACAAACACCGCCAAGAACCAAACGACAAATGTCTCTACGAGTCAAGCCATTTCCAAGGGTCCCTTGGTTGGAAAATTAGCC
This genomic interval from Ferroacidibacillus organovorans contains the following:
- a CDS encoding GNAT family N-acetyltransferase produces the protein MLHHVRMTVAEIVLRSIEQRDLSVLFQRFFADEYATWRDSDEVKDPSAKITFEEYMERMQSHLDRQSLDRWLLIEVGGTIIGIVLYDWESRVTQTIEVGIAIFEPKKWNNGCGTNALALWVDFIFRRVSPMTICLTTKSANHRMIRCAQKLGLEKDGDPYPDHINGENRVRMTISFDDWIKTSWSGISSTNIMDKSCLGSHGLIWKA